From the Clostridiales bacterium FE2011 genome, one window contains:
- a CDS encoding TetR/AcrR family transcriptional regulator: MEEQKKEDRRVRRTKKMLTQALTQLMQEKQIKEITVKELTGLADMNRGTFYLYYRDVYDMLEKLEDSMFEALDSIAALHETDAARQETKPILLDVFRFIEENQEIVRVLLSPYGDMKFLHRLYDVIREKCLTGFPYAAAVDKKNEADFDYRFSFVIYGAAGLIRAWVNRNCAEPAVQMAELADALIRRGSL, translated from the coding sequence ATGGAAGAGCAAAAAAAAGAAGACCGGCGTGTGAGGCGCACCAAAAAGATGCTGACCCAGGCCCTGACTCAGCTCATGCAGGAAAAACAGATCAAGGAGATCACAGTCAAGGAGCTGACAGGCCTTGCGGATATGAACCGGGGGACTTTCTACCTGTATTACAGGGATGTGTACGACATGCTGGAAAAGCTGGAGGACAGCATGTTTGAGGCCCTGGACAGCATTGCCGCCCTGCATGAAACTGACGCGGCCCGACAGGAAACCAAACCGATCCTGCTGGATGTATTCCGTTTTATCGAAGAAAACCAGGAGATTGTCCGGGTATTGCTCAGCCCCTACGGTGACATGAAATTCCTGCACCGCCTGTACGATGTGATCCGGGAAAAATGTCTCACCGGATTTCCATACGCCGCCGCGGTGGACAAAAAAAATGAAGCGGATTTTGATTACCGCTTCAGTTTTGTGATCTATGGTGCCGCCGGGCTGATCCGCGCCTGGGTAAACCGGAACTGCGCCGAACCCGCCGTTCAGATGGCCGAACTGGCCGACGCTCTGATCCGCCGCGGGAGCCTGTGA
- a CDS encoding YcaO-like family protein: MAREATLTVETMERENTRDIPIRITASYIFAGPAVQPGKDCFQCFRRSLEDNESYLAGILQNGTEDRDGLNDFELECLESLDREELEQKVALISRKDYTVEYLPVHCHPLAQCAEGKEAADIPQIDWNYRLDTEKRAKKGSDIFNEEHNGMLISPHSGIGGKIIRDSDSRIIPMYYVKSHMITNKYYSYGRSETLEVSRMSAEFEMLERYASIVPHTKPELAGSFRELVNAGYRMISPEQLSMNTVNDEVKEQYGFDTFSEDKSYRWRRVVNLADGLDYYLPEQVMYYDAQMVSGEKRFMYETSNGCAMGGTYEEAVVYAMLELVERDAFMMHWYNRIAPKQLDISGVKNDYLRDVVRYMTCIGYEIRVMDITMETGIPAIWVAAIDRNYHGKMKCYNAAGAHINPEKALEGALVEVATSIGIYDRMIRSGRLDEQLEKLKGHPEAVIGIEDHVFFYALEENFHNIEPYYLNEQKVDFTERFRDWYGREDRTFTLEQFAERFRKYHRDIYVGVLESKVNRELGLWCVKAVVPSMLTMTFGVKNQRLNLDRIRKGAVAAGIADREIPEEEINVTPHPFP; encoded by the coding sequence ATGGCACGGGAAGCAACATTAACCGTGGAAACAATGGAAAGGGAAAACACCCGGGATATTCCAATCAGGATAACGGCTTCCTATATTTTCGCAGGGCCCGCAGTTCAGCCCGGAAAAGACTGCTTCCAGTGTTTCCGCCGGAGCCTGGAGGACAACGAAAGCTACCTGGCCGGCATCCTGCAGAATGGAACGGAGGACCGGGACGGGCTGAATGATTTTGAGCTTGAGTGCCTGGAGAGCCTGGACCGGGAGGAGCTGGAACAGAAAGTAGCGCTGATTTCCCGGAAGGATTACACGGTAGAGTACCTGCCGGTTCATTGCCATCCGCTCGCGCAGTGCGCGGAGGGAAAGGAAGCTGCGGATATTCCGCAGATTGACTGGAATTACCGGCTGGATACGGAGAAACGTGCCAAAAAGGGAAGCGATATCTTCAACGAGGAACACAACGGGATGCTGATCAGCCCCCACAGCGGCATCGGCGGGAAGATTATCCGGGATTCAGACAGCCGGATTATCCCCATGTACTATGTGAAAAGCCATATGATCACGAACAAGTACTACTCATATGGCCGGTCAGAAACGCTGGAAGTTTCACGCATGTCCGCAGAATTTGAAATGCTGGAAAGGTACGCTTCCATTGTGCCACATACAAAGCCCGAACTGGCGGGAAGCTTCCGGGAACTGGTGAACGCGGGTTACCGGATGATTTCACCGGAACAGCTGAGCATGAACACGGTAAATGATGAGGTGAAGGAACAGTATGGATTCGATACCTTTTCTGAAGACAAGAGTTACCGCTGGCGCAGGGTGGTTAACCTGGCAGACGGACTGGATTATTATCTGCCGGAGCAGGTGATGTATTACGACGCACAGATGGTGAGCGGAGAAAAACGCTTCATGTATGAAACCTCCAACGGCTGTGCCATGGGCGGGACATATGAAGAAGCAGTTGTATACGCGATGCTGGAACTGGTGGAGAGGGACGCGTTCATGATGCATTGGTATAACCGGATTGCGCCGAAGCAGCTGGATATTTCCGGGGTAAAGAACGATTACCTGCGGGACGTGGTACGGTATATGACCTGTATCGGATACGAGATCCGGGTAATGGATATCACCATGGAGACCGGGATACCGGCAATCTGGGTAGCGGCGATTGACAGAAACTACCACGGAAAGATGAAATGCTACAACGCGGCCGGTGCCCACATCAACCCGGAAAAGGCGCTGGAGGGCGCCCTGGTGGAAGTGGCCACGAGCATCGGTATCTATGACCGGATGATCAGGAGCGGCAGACTGGATGAACAGCTGGAGAAGCTTAAGGGACATCCGGAAGCTGTAATCGGGATTGAGGATCATGTGTTCTTCTACGCGCTGGAGGAGAATTTCCACAATATTGAGCCTTACTACCTGAACGAGCAGAAGGTGGATTTCACAGAACGGTTCCGGGACTGGTACGGAAGGGAAGACCGTACCTTCACGCTGGAACAGTTTGCTGAACGCTTCCGGAAATATCATCGGGATATCTATGTCGGGGTACTGGAAAGCAAAGTAAACCGGGAGCTGGGACTGTGGTGCGTGAAGGCGGTGGTTCCATCCATGCTGACCATGACCTTCGGAGTGAAGAACCAGCGGCTGAACCTGGACAGGATCCGGAAGGGCGCTGTGGCGGCAGGTATCGCGGACCGGGAAATTCCGGAAGAGGAGATCAACGTGACACCGCATCCTTTTCCGTAA
- a CDS encoding phosphatase PAP2 family protein, with the protein MGNVFYFDWEVDLIEWLQKTIGSAGQAIAKAVTFIGGETVMLLVLLVVLFCYKKESGKRCGFTMVAASMWFPMIKNIVLRIRPYMAHPESIEALTVVQEDADPLDIIQQGYSFPSGHSANAVAMYGSIAREIRKKWMWWLAVIVPLLIGVSRFVVGVHYPTDVLAGWLVGLAALGFSMLLEKKVKKEWVRSLILLAVTVPGIFWCTSRDYFTSLGLLIGMITVFPYEKKYINFQDTKNVWAMILRVAGAFAVYAVMNTVLKLPFDKEWLNSGTLGANLIRSARYAIMLFVLLGVYPRVFPAYEEIGRKNNS; encoded by the coding sequence ATGGGCAATGTTTTTTATTTTGACTGGGAAGTAGACCTGATTGAGTGGCTGCAGAAAACCATCGGATCTGCCGGGCAGGCGATAGCCAAAGCGGTTACGTTTATCGGCGGGGAAACCGTGATGCTTCTGGTGCTGCTGGTCGTTTTGTTTTGCTACAAAAAAGAATCGGGGAAACGCTGCGGCTTTACGATGGTAGCGGCCAGCATGTGGTTTCCGATGATCAAAAACATTGTGCTGCGGATCAGGCCGTACATGGCGCATCCTGAAAGCATTGAAGCCTTGACGGTTGTCCAGGAGGACGCGGATCCCCTGGATATTATCCAGCAGGGATATTCATTTCCCAGCGGCCACAGCGCGAATGCGGTGGCAATGTATGGAAGTATTGCCCGGGAAATCCGGAAAAAGTGGATGTGGTGGCTGGCGGTGATTGTGCCGCTGCTGATCGGCGTGAGCCGTTTTGTTGTTGGAGTGCATTATCCCACGGACGTGCTGGCCGGATGGCTGGTGGGCCTGGCAGCACTTGGATTCAGCATGCTGCTGGAAAAGAAAGTGAAGAAGGAATGGGTTCGCAGCCTGATCCTGCTGGCGGTGACCGTGCCCGGAATCTTCTGGTGTACAAGCCGGGATTATTTCACTTCCCTGGGACTGCTGATCGGCATGATAACGGTTTTCCCCTATGAAAAGAAGTATATCAACTTCCAGGATACGAAGAATGTATGGGCGATGATCCTGCGGGTGGCCGGTGCCTTTGCGGTATACGCGGTGATGAACACTGTGCTGAAGCTGCCTTTTGACAAGGAATGGCTGAACAGCGGAACGCTGGGAGCAAACCTGATCCGTTCCGCGCGGTATGCCATTATGCTGTTTGTGCTTCTCGGAGTGTATCCGAGAGTATTTCCGGCCTACGAAGAAATCGGAAGGAAAAACAATTCATAA
- a CDS encoding MMPL family transporter has translation MKGFTKGLVQHRILIIILCIALVVPSVLGMVRTKTKYDLLYYLPQDLETVQGQEILLKDFGKDAFSLLVTEGMNLKDQADMENALKEIPHVDSVIGYASLTKGTLPVEIIPDDIREKFQRGDCMLSAVFFDEGSSSEETMEAISQVRKVAGEKTFVSGLSAVVTDTRQLVEDQEAIYVAIAVALCAVVLMLTMDSFLLPMIFLLCIAVSVLWNMGSNYFLGEISYITKAVAAVLQLAVTLDYSIFLWHSYKEQKALTDDKDEAMANAIRLTFTSILGSSLTTIAGFVSICFMSFTLGKDLGIVMSKGVILGVLGTVTLLPCVIRALDGAIEKTSHKPLLPDVSGIGRFVTKHYKVLAVILLVMIIPAFYGYRNVNVYYDMSKVMPPELESVQANKKLEETFDMSTTHLLLVDADVSQKDVRDMTKEMQQVDGVKSVIGIDSLLGAGIPESILPEDVLSLVKGDRYQLMLVNSAYVISSDEVNAQIDSLNAILKKYDKGGMLIGEAPCTKDLIACTDRDFTVVSLISIIAIFVIIMLVQRSVSLPVLLVAVIELAIAANLCIPYYLKQELPFVGPILISTIQLGATVDYAILMTTRYKQNRLAGKDKKEAVQDAVASAAQSVLVSGLGFFAATYGVGLYSNVAIISSMCRLIARGALLSVAVVLLLLPAVLLIMDKVIVHTTAGMKKAAC, from the coding sequence ATGAAAGGATTTACCAAGGGACTGGTTCAGCACCGGATACTGATCATCATCCTGTGCATTGCGCTGGTGGTGCCGTCTGTGCTGGGCATGGTCCGGACAAAGACCAAATATGACCTGCTGTATTACCTGCCGCAGGACCTGGAGACCGTCCAGGGCCAGGAGATTCTGCTGAAGGATTTCGGCAAGGACGCTTTTTCCCTGCTGGTTACGGAGGGTATGAACCTGAAGGACCAGGCGGATATGGAAAACGCCCTGAAGGAAATACCGCATGTGGACTCCGTCATCGGGTACGCTTCACTGACGAAGGGAACGCTGCCCGTGGAAATCATCCCGGATGATATTCGGGAGAAGTTCCAGCGGGGCGACTGTATGCTTTCTGCCGTCTTCTTTGATGAAGGTTCCTCCTCTGAGGAAACCATGGAAGCTATCAGTCAGGTACGGAAGGTTGCCGGTGAAAAAACTTTTGTGAGCGGCCTTTCTGCGGTCGTGACCGATACCAGGCAGCTGGTGGAGGACCAGGAAGCGATCTATGTCGCCATTGCCGTGGCACTGTGCGCCGTTGTGCTGATGTTGACAATGGACTCGTTCCTGCTGCCGATGATCTTCCTGCTCTGCATTGCCGTTTCCGTTCTGTGGAACATGGGCAGCAATTATTTCCTGGGCGAGATCAGCTATATCACCAAGGCGGTGGCTGCCGTGCTGCAGCTGGCTGTGACGCTGGACTATTCCATTTTCCTGTGGCACAGCTACAAGGAGCAGAAAGCCCTGACGGACGACAAGGATGAAGCCATGGCGAATGCCATCCGGCTGACCTTCACTTCCATCCTGGGCTCCTCCCTGACCACGATCGCCGGCTTTGTGAGCATCTGCTTCATGAGTTTCACCCTGGGCAAAGACCTGGGCATTGTGATGAGCAAGGGCGTAATCCTGGGCGTGCTTGGCACGGTGACGCTGCTGCCCTGTGTGATCCGGGCGCTGGACGGCGCGATCGAAAAAACGAGCCACAAACCGCTGCTGCCTGATGTGAGCGGCATCGGCCGGTTCGTTACGAAACACTATAAAGTGCTGGCTGTGATCCTGCTGGTTATGATCATCCCGGCGTTCTACGGATACCGGAATGTGAATGTCTACTACGATATGAGCAAGGTCATGCCGCCGGAACTGGAGTCTGTCCAGGCCAATAAAAAGCTGGAAGAAACCTTTGATATGTCCACCACGCATCTGCTGCTTGTCGACGCGGATGTATCCCAGAAGGATGTCCGGGACATGACGAAAGAAATGCAGCAGGTGGACGGCGTGAAAAGCGTCATCGGGATTGACAGCCTGCTGGGCGCCGGGATTCCGGAATCGATCCTGCCGGAGGACGTGCTGTCCCTGGTAAAAGGAGACCGGTACCAGCTGATGCTGGTGAACAGCGCTTACGTTATCTCTTCGGATGAAGTGAATGCGCAGATCGACAGCCTGAACGCAATCCTGAAGAAATATGACAAGGGCGGCATGCTGATCGGCGAAGCACCCTGCACGAAGGACCTGATTGCCTGTACGGACCGGGACTTCACGGTTGTCAGCCTGATCTCGATTATCGCGATCTTTGTGATCATCATGCTGGTACAGCGGTCCGTCTCGCTGCCTGTACTGCTGGTGGCAGTGATCGAACTGGCCATTGCGGCCAATCTGTGCATCCCGTATTACCTGAAGCAGGAACTGCCCTTCGTGGGACCAATCCTGATCTCCACCATCCAGCTGGGCGCCACGGTGGACTACGCCATCCTGATGACGACCCGCTACAAGCAGAACCGGCTTGCGGGCAAGGATAAAAAAGAAGCGGTTCAGGACGCTGTCGCTTCCGCCGCGCAGAGCGTGCTGGTCAGCGGCCTGGGCTTCTTTGCGGCCACCTACGGCGTGGGCCTCTATTCCAACGTGGCTATTATCTCCTCCATGTGCAGGCTGATTGCCCGCGGCGCGCTGCTGAGCGTGGCAGTTGTATTGCTGCTCCTGCCGGCGGTACTGCTGATCATGGATAAAGTCATTGTACACACGACAGCCGGAATGAAAAAAGCTGCCTGCTGA
- a CDS encoding DUF4368 domain-containing protein, whose amino-acid sequence MMNSLNYAMIPMSTTVLPADSRKEENDLNQQQITALYCRLSNEDDLDGESNSIQNQKALLQKYADDHGFPHTRFFVDDGYTGTNFNRPAMQELLSLVEAGQIGTIIVKDMSRFGRDYLQVGHYTEIVFPSMNVRFIAVNDGVDSEHGDSDFTPVRNLFNDFYAKDTSRKVRAVIRAKGMRGEHLNRPPYGYLEDPMQKGHWITDPETAPVVRHIFDLSMQGKGPESIAALLEREQVLTPTAIYNSRHGKPLPAHPYRWKDSTTAEILGRMEYTGCTCSFKTYSKSYKLKKRIANHAEDMHITPDTQDPIISKELWDRVQDLRQQRHRSIQRAEREGMFAGITFCADCGRRMHFATCKAYEGRQDRYSCSAYKSGRGECSCHYIREEVLRDIVLERIRAVTAYVREDAEGFQQEWMQSTRKAQDSSIQQNRKQLAQAKKRLEDIDKLISRLYEDHVLGTLSDDRYQKMMVDYEEEQARLKTEITVMEELIDQQQEDSDNYDRFAALVEKYVDIPELTTAIVNEFIKKIIVHEADKSSGHRRQTVEIIFNFVGQIEIPILTEPVTLEATPKQRKTA is encoded by the coding sequence ATGATGAATTCCCTGAACTATGCTATGATTCCTATGAGCACTACGGTACTGCCGGCTGATTCCCGAAAGGAGGAAAATGATTTGAATCAGCAGCAGATCACCGCGTTATATTGCAGACTCAGCAACGAAGACGACCTGGATGGAGAGTCCAACTCCATCCAAAATCAGAAAGCATTGCTCCAAAAGTATGCTGACGATCACGGCTTCCCCCACACGAGATTCTTCGTGGACGACGGCTATACCGGCACCAACTTCAACCGTCCCGCTATGCAGGAATTACTCTCCCTGGTAGAAGCTGGGCAGATTGGTACGATCATCGTGAAGGACATGAGCCGCTTTGGGAGAGACTATCTGCAAGTGGGTCACTACACCGAGATCGTATTTCCCAGCATGAATGTACGCTTCATCGCCGTGAACGATGGCGTGGATTCCGAGCACGGAGACAGCGATTTCACCCCGGTCCGTAACCTGTTCAACGACTTCTATGCCAAGGACACCAGCCGGAAAGTGCGTGCGGTTATCCGAGCAAAAGGTATGCGTGGCGAGCATCTCAACCGCCCGCCTTACGGATACCTGGAGGATCCGATGCAGAAAGGACACTGGATCACTGATCCGGAAACTGCGCCCGTGGTAAGACACATCTTCGACCTGTCTATGCAGGGCAAGGGGCCGGAGAGCATTGCTGCCTTGTTGGAACGAGAGCAAGTTCTTACCCCAACAGCTATCTATAACAGCCGTCATGGGAAACCTTTGCCTGCTCATCCGTATCGGTGGAAGGACAGCACAACCGCTGAAATTTTGGGACGGATGGAGTACACAGGCTGCACATGCAGCTTCAAGACATACTCCAAATCCTACAAATTGAAGAAGCGAATTGCCAACCATGCGGAGGACATGCACATTACACCTGACACACAGGATCCAATCATTTCAAAAGAGCTGTGGGATCGTGTGCAGGATCTGCGGCAGCAGCGCCACCGGAGTATTCAGCGCGCTGAACGAGAGGGTATGTTCGCGGGTATCACCTTCTGTGCAGACTGTGGAAGACGGATGCACTTTGCAACCTGCAAGGCGTATGAAGGAAGGCAAGATCGTTACTCCTGTTCCGCCTACAAAAGCGGTCGCGGCGAATGCTCCTGCCACTATATCCGGGAGGAAGTGCTGCGAGACATCGTGCTGGAACGGATTCGCGCTGTGACCGCCTATGTCCGGGAGGATGCGGAGGGTTTCCAACAGGAGTGGATGCAATCCACCCGCAAAGCGCAGGACAGCAGCATCCAGCAGAACCGGAAGCAGCTGGCGCAAGCGAAGAAACGCTTGGAGGACATCGACAAGCTGATCTCCCGCCTGTACGAAGATCACGTTCTCGGCACGCTTTCCGATGATCGCTATCAGAAAATGATGGTGGATTATGAAGAAGAGCAGGCACGGCTCAAGACCGAGATCACCGTCATGGAGGAACTGATTGACCAGCAGCAGGAGGACAGCGACAACTACGATCGCTTCGCCGCTCTGGTGGAAAAGTACGTGGACATTCCCGAACTGACCACCGCCATTGTGAATGAATTCATCAAGAAGATCATCGTTCACGAAGCGGACAAGTCCTCTGGTCACCGCAGGCAGACGGTGGAGATCATCTTCAACTTCGTCGGCCAGATCGAAATCCCTATTCTGACCGAGCCGGTCACCCTGGAAGCAACCCCAAAGCAAAGGAAAACCGCGTAG
- a CDS encoding TnpV protein, producing MMKSLYEELGGAYTLGNDGMLYPDLVIGDKEQRPIGKWGRMHMNYLEAEHPGLYERLILNGTIHRHLADANERATAMLERLIAQMAAQEGATERLKAEQPIEWVGRMNSIRSRAEEVILHDVILTL from the coding sequence ATGATGAAGTCCCTATATGAAGAACTTGGTGGCGCCTACACTCTTGGTAATGATGGCATGTTGTACCCTGATTTGGTAATCGGCGATAAAGAGCAGCGTCCTATTGGAAAATGGGGCAGGATGCACATGAACTACCTCGAGGCGGAACATCCGGGGCTGTATGAGCGGCTAATTCTGAATGGTACAATTCACAGGCACTTGGCTGATGCAAACGAGCGAGCAACAGCCATGCTGGAAAGGCTGATTGCTCAGATGGCTGCGCAGGAGGGTGCTACGGAGCGCCTGAAGGCAGAGCAGCCGATTGAATGGGTAGGCAGAATGAACAGCATCCGCAGCAGAGCAGAAGAGGTCATCCTGCATGACGTCATTCTAACCTTATAA
- a CDS encoding DegV family protein, translated as MFTLSCESTVDLPWSYIQSRKISVIEYSYLVNDQEYPDDMGRNPDSMPQFYRFLEDGVIPKTSQITEMAYEAYLEGLLQKGDVLHLGFGTGMTPSILNGIAAGEKLQAKYPDRRIIVIDTTCSSSGYGMLVDDVADLRDAGKDLDEIVEWIKCHSRRLHHQFFSTTLSYYRRSGRLSGPAAAIGTLLSICPIMRLDYDGKIVAYNKVRTKKNAILRTADEMEQHADRGKEYSGKCWICHSNCLSVAEQMKAVLQERFPKIHGDIRICDIGTIIASHCGPGTVAIFFYGDERPQMNDSSKNEGEHE; from the coding sequence ATGTTCACTCTTTCCTGTGAATCCACGGTAGATTTACCCTGGTCTTACATACAGTCCCGAAAGATCTCTGTGATCGAGTACTCCTATCTGGTAAACGATCAGGAGTATCCTGATGATATGGGAAGAAATCCCGACAGTATGCCTCAATTTTATCGCTTTCTGGAAGATGGCGTGATCCCGAAAACATCTCAGATTACAGAGATGGCGTATGAGGCATATCTCGAAGGACTCCTTCAGAAGGGGGATGTGCTTCACCTCGGATTCGGGACAGGGATGACGCCATCCATTCTGAATGGAATTGCAGCGGGAGAAAAACTGCAGGCGAAGTATCCGGATCGTCGGATTATTGTCATTGATACAACCTGTTCCTCTTCCGGTTATGGTATGCTGGTGGATGACGTTGCGGATCTGCGTGACGCAGGGAAAGACCTGGACGAAATTGTCGAATGGATCAAATGTCATAGCCGAAGACTGCATCATCAGTTTTTCTCAACCACGCTCAGTTATTATCGCCGCAGTGGAAGACTTTCCGGCCCTGCTGCTGCCATTGGCACATTGCTTAGCATTTGTCCGATCATGCGGCTGGACTATGATGGTAAAATTGTTGCTTACAATAAAGTCCGAACAAAGAAAAACGCGATTCTGCGCACAGCGGATGAAATGGAACAGCATGCTGACAGAGGGAAAGAGTACAGCGGGAAATGCTGGATATGCCATTCAAACTGTCTTTCTGTAGCAGAACAAATGAAAGCCGTCCTCCAGGAACGTTTCCCCAAAATCCACGGGGATATCCGCATTTGTGATATAGGCACGATTATTGCTTCACACTGCGGGCCGGGAACTGTAGCGATATTCTTCTATGGAGATGAACGTCCCCAAATGAATGATTCATCAAAAAACGAAGGTGAACATGAATGA
- a CDS encoding thiopeptide-type bacteriocin biosynthesis protein → MEWNATHFFIHDSTTHNRFLVDFFKPEIEKLERDGILAQYFYIVYWQGGNHIRFRYKSTEPETVERRMTAGFENFLESYEPHYVLSEKDYYAIYSHNKEKVEDITFIPDRSIRRIPYEPETDRYGGPESLKHCEKIFSLSSKYALQIREQAGDSMIRRIIGALDMFALAIKGLENPRGFLSGYRQYWSGFAPGDGKKLLSVDELSVKYREHFRELMRKAGEFYSEWESGIREGIRKACACQTAYPDENTARHLILASQIHMTNNRLGIVPQLEAVLAEVLLNVCEES, encoded by the coding sequence ATGGAATGGAACGCGACTCACTTTTTCATCCATGACAGTACCACCCACAACCGGTTCCTGGTGGATTTTTTCAAGCCGGAGATTGAGAAGCTGGAAAGAGACGGAATCCTGGCACAGTATTTTTACATTGTGTACTGGCAGGGCGGAAACCATATCCGCTTCCGGTATAAAAGTACAGAACCGGAAACAGTGGAAAGACGGATGACCGCAGGCTTTGAAAACTTCCTCGAGAGTTATGAGCCGCACTACGTGCTGTCGGAAAAAGACTATTACGCGATATACAGCCATAACAAGGAAAAGGTGGAGGACATCACATTCATTCCGGACAGGAGCATCCGCAGGATACCGTATGAGCCTGAAACAGACCGCTACGGCGGGCCGGAAAGCCTGAAGCATTGTGAAAAGATCTTTTCCCTGTCATCGAAGTACGCACTGCAGATCAGGGAACAGGCCGGGGATAGTATGATCAGACGGATTATCGGAGCCCTGGATATGTTCGCACTGGCGATTAAAGGCCTGGAGAACCCAAGGGGCTTCCTGTCCGGGTACCGTCAGTACTGGTCAGGGTTTGCGCCAGGTGATGGGAAGAAACTCCTGTCCGTGGATGAACTCAGCGTGAAATACAGGGAACATTTCAGGGAACTGATGAGGAAGGCGGGGGAGTTTTATTCTGAGTGGGAGTCCGGAATCCGGGAAGGCATACGGAAAGCCTGCGCATGCCAGACTGCCTATCCGGATGAGAATACAGCCAGGCACCTGATACTGGCTTCCCAGATCCATATGACCAACAACAGACTTGGCATTGTGCCACAACTGGAGGCTGTGCTGGCAGAGGTGCTGCTGAACGTGTGCGAGGAGAGCTGA
- a CDS encoding helix-turn-helix transcriptional regulator, with protein sequence MKTGEKLKRIRKFRGYNQPEFAIMVGLGENTAPRIAQYESGYRVPSPKLLKTMAEVLDCNPLALMDVTGQNVEELMMMFFWLEEEHPGMFHAFQMQRTELTDYDSEATDDANIYYHDGDSWPAHSPCGLWIDNNLMNGFFREWLYHQQELKAGTITREEYFEWKISWPYTCDECGKREPMKKWRKENAVLDSGES encoded by the coding sequence ATGAAGACCGGAGAGAAGCTGAAGCGCATCCGCAAGTTTCGTGGATACAACCAGCCGGAGTTTGCCATTATGGTCGGTTTAGGCGAAAACACAGCGCCGAGAATTGCACAGTATGAGTCCGGCTATCGTGTTCCTTCACCGAAACTGCTGAAGACAATGGCGGAGGTTTTGGATTGCAATCCGCTGGCGCTCATGGACGTGACTGGGCAGAATGTCGAAGAACTGATGATGATGTTTTTCTGGTTGGAGGAAGAGCATCCCGGCATGTTCCATGCGTTTCAGATGCAGCGAACTGAACTCACCGATTATGATTCCGAAGCCACGGATGATGCAAACATTTATTATCACGATGGCGATTCCTGGCCTGCTCATTCTCCGTGTGGATTGTGGATCGACAACAATTTGATGAATGGATTCTTCCGGGAATGGCTTTATCATCAGCAGGAGCTGAAGGCAGGAACCATTACAAGGGAAGAATACTTCGAGTGGAAAATCAGCTGGCCTTACACTTGCGATGAATGCGGGAAGCGTGAGCCTATGAAAAAGTGGCGCAAGGAAAACGCTGTCCTTGATTCAGGCGAATCATAA
- a CDS encoding SagB/ThcOx family dehydrogenase, translating into MEATIWDFREQADRKAETYEFYHLNSEHTPRTQSFNAPKMDYKLPEKREEEREIVWTVPYLEDIPDDGFTLKDALMKRRTSWDFRRDVLTDAELEKYLAYSFGINDREQNLKTYPSGGRLYPVEIYLIPTEKTVGENRIFAGSYCLKYNVRTRNLEKQALSDTGKVDSLISSTDIGPFTFSKAQFLVCLVGNPEVMKKKYHALTYRLMHDECGHIGQNMMLAAGMMNLNTVPLGGFFEDRIREMLEIRHTPKRVLYVFVVG; encoded by the coding sequence ATGGAAGCAACAATATGGGACTTCAGAGAGCAGGCGGACAGAAAAGCGGAGACCTATGAGTTTTACCATCTGAACTCGGAGCATACTCCCAGGACACAGAGCTTTAATGCACCCAAGATGGATTACAAACTGCCGGAAAAACGGGAAGAAGAACGGGAAATCGTCTGGACAGTGCCGTATCTGGAAGATATCCCGGATGACGGGTTCACGCTGAAGGATGCGTTGATGAAACGGAGGACATCCTGGGATTTCCGGAGAGATGTCCTGACAGACGCGGAACTGGAAAAGTACCTGGCTTATTCCTTTGGAATCAATGACAGGGAACAGAACCTGAAGACCTATCCATCCGGGGGACGGCTTTATCCTGTTGAGATCTACCTGATTCCCACAGAGAAAACGGTTGGGGAAAACAGGATTTTTGCCGGGAGTTACTGCCTGAAATACAACGTGCGTACCCGAAACCTGGAGAAACAGGCACTTTCAGATACGGGGAAGGTGGATTCACTGATCTCCTCGACAGATATTGGCCCGTTTACTTTCTCGAAAGCACAGTTTCTCGTATGCCTGGTGGGAAATCCGGAAGTGATGAAGAAAAAGTACCACGCGCTGACATACCGGCTGATGCATGATGAATGCGGACACATCGGCCAGAACATGATGCTGGCAGCGGGAATGATGAACCTGAACACTGTTCCGTTAGGCGGGTTCTTTGAAGATCGGATCAGGGAAATGCTTGAGATCCGGCATACGCCGAAAAGAGTGCTGTACGTTTTTGTGGTGGGATAA